The Chryseobacterium indicum genome includes a window with the following:
- a CDS encoding DUF4280 domain-containing protein, which produces MSQQSSPHDGKYFVVRKGKAQCNQGDQFPQYKVTSHQKHFWNDSDGNSDFLGVTEDDLQFNPSGPSFGKCKLKPTSGGYLPCSYAPAGKWQKTYDKVTIMGKKIVTELSELQCVIGGKITIKDHGQRGEMSKQNVKNADNKTVQHINPLVKMQDFKETVLESEIDAY; this is translated from the coding sequence ATGTCACAGCAATCATCACCTCATGACGGCAAATATTTTGTTGTCCGGAAAGGTAAAGCCCAGTGTAATCAGGGTGATCAGTTTCCCCAGTACAAAGTTACTTCCCATCAGAAACATTTTTGGAACGATTCCGATGGTAATTCAGATTTTCTTGGCGTTACCGAAGACGATCTTCAGTTCAACCCATCCGGTCCCAGTTTTGGAAAATGTAAACTAAAACCTACTTCAGGAGGTTATCTGCCATGCTCTTATGCGCCAGCCGGAAAATGGCAGAAAACTTATGATAAAGTAACCATTATGGGGAAAAAGATCGTCACTGAACTTTCTGAACTGCAATGTGTAATCGGAGGAAAAATTACCATTAAAGATCACGGACAGCGTGGAGAAATGAGTAAACAGAATGTGAAAAATGCGGATAATAAAACCGTTCAGCACATCAATCCATTGGTGAAGATGCAGGATTTTAAAGAGACCGTTCTCGAAAGTGAAATCGATGCTTACTAA
- the tssR gene encoding type VI secretion system protein TssR domain-containing protein, with protein sequence MKNKLPLAAYYIGVSVLLVSCQVKLPSKRTPEPTHYGQVDNSPVVNGFPKKSVPWIAISDRSRNTAYLDKSDEKSYKEVKFLEPLMVLKNRDGMVKVAEYIPDALMKKVSSKQIKTYGWIPESDLLLWSNSLKSEKTGFPVRVAIVPSNSEVIKNSERYYKNDSIMVFNSPSLIEQADVKIPNGQIVYVYKQAENNKRFLVGKKPNIDIDSISTSLYGWVSSNVVSTWGERSAVKMKNTTGITETTLGIHEGAPGGNDTENRIAVLLTDVNKRTPLENIFPVTLPLNEPPTPDSKTKYFTNILDYSKNYVFNVLGEPIYFDRYREITEKNKKINIVFALDISAPNAPYAPIVKSLLQDLQLRFEKPSYFNQVKYGVVLYKNNSCGDNVAVSNLSTDYSKITTFIDQKSNEMNCVSNSGYQPVNEGLMAAGNLLSNVPDETNIVITVGTSSSQGGNMYGVINSLTQAQARLIMFQTSARSSDTYNDFVLMAENVVTNTAKNIAELKKQKIINQNDVLTKNNFSLIEGDEGFFSLDYPKQSMAQGFVIFPKKGDIAKPGYLKKSVDSLIAQVTLDNTTLDKSLNDYFHSSVGAGRTDVDLKYKYLYPGLTNPVPAGIAAQLINYGNPFLVKGYIPKELKDYKPGLEKGILISEKEFDNLKLFYTEVYQNTGAERSDFSQSRAINEYVKLLKKYNPTLKFLDKSDLYKQPMSYSVGISTGFDNSDEELMSKYMLKGWKKSKIVTNETVKTYFKHYKDLADRMLSHRNDPAVKIKQNGQTFYWLNEYFMPTMMPVEEPEYTQH encoded by the coding sequence ATGAAAAATAAACTTCCTCTAGCAGCATATTATATCGGAGTTTCAGTATTGCTCGTAAGCTGTCAGGTAAAACTGCCGTCGAAAAGAACTCCCGAACCCACCCATTACGGACAGGTTGATAATTCGCCGGTCGTAAACGGTTTTCCTAAAAAATCAGTTCCGTGGATTGCCATATCAGACAGATCCCGAAATACCGCATATCTCGATAAAAGCGATGAGAAATCCTATAAAGAAGTTAAATTTTTAGAGCCTTTAATGGTTTTAAAAAACCGTGACGGAATGGTAAAAGTTGCAGAATATATTCCGGATGCGCTCATGAAAAAAGTATCTTCCAAACAGATCAAAACCTATGGCTGGATTCCGGAATCTGATCTGCTTTTATGGAGCAATTCCTTAAAAAGCGAAAAGACAGGTTTTCCGGTAAGAGTAGCCATTGTACCGAGCAACAGTGAGGTCATCAAAAACTCAGAAAGATATTATAAGAATGATTCCATTATGGTTTTCAATTCGCCGAGTCTTATTGAACAGGCAGATGTGAAAATCCCGAACGGACAGATCGTATACGTCTACAAACAGGCGGAAAACAACAAACGATTTCTGGTGGGTAAAAAACCAAATATCGATATCGACAGCATCAGTACAAGTCTGTACGGATGGGTAAGTTCCAACGTAGTTTCCACATGGGGAGAACGTTCTGCCGTAAAAATGAAAAATACCACAGGAATTACAGAAACCACGCTGGGAATTCATGAAGGTGCTCCGGGAGGAAACGATACCGAAAACAGAATCGCCGTTTTATTAACGGATGTGAACAAAAGAACACCGCTTGAAAATATTTTTCCGGTAACATTACCCTTAAATGAACCACCCACTCCGGATTCTAAAACAAAGTATTTTACCAATATTTTAGATTACAGCAAAAATTACGTTTTCAATGTATTAGGAGAGCCGATTTATTTCGACCGTTACCGCGAAATCACAGAAAAAAATAAAAAAATAAATATCGTATTTGCTTTAGATATCAGTGCTCCGAATGCACCTTATGCTCCGATTGTGAAATCTTTATTACAGGATTTACAGTTGAGATTCGAGAAGCCATCTTACTTTAATCAGGTAAAATACGGAGTTGTTTTGTACAAAAATAATTCGTGTGGAGACAATGTGGCGGTTTCAAATTTAAGCACAGATTACAGCAAAATAACCACCTTCATCGATCAGAAGAGCAATGAGATGAACTGTGTAAGCAACAGCGGTTATCAGCCTGTAAATGAAGGTTTGATGGCAGCCGGAAACCTCTTATCCAACGTTCCGGATGAAACCAATATTGTCATAACGGTGGGAACATCATCCAGTCAGGGCGGAAATATGTACGGAGTCATCAATTCTCTAACGCAGGCTCAGGCGAGACTGATCATGTTCCAGACCAGTGCAAGATCATCCGATACCTACAACGATTTTGTTTTGATGGCAGAAAATGTGGTAACCAATACCGCAAAAAATATTGCTGAACTGAAAAAACAGAAAATTATTAATCAGAATGATGTTTTAACGAAAAATAATTTCAGCCTTATCGAAGGAGACGAAGGCTTTTTCTCACTCGATTATCCGAAGCAGAGTATGGCACAGGGATTTGTAATTTTTCCTAAAAAAGGAGATATCGCGAAGCCGGGTTATCTTAAAAAATCTGTCGACAGCCTGATTGCACAGGTTACTCTCGATAATACGACTTTGGATAAATCTTTAAACGATTATTTCCATTCATCAGTAGGAGCAGGAAGAACGGATGTAGATTTAAAATACAAATATCTTTATCCGGGACTTACCAATCCGGTTCCGGCAGGAATTGCCGCACAGCTCATCAATTACGGAAATCCGTTTCTGGTGAAAGGTTATATTCCGAAAGAGCTGAAAGACTACAAACCCGGATTGGAAAAAGGAATTTTAATTTCTGAAAAAGAATTTGATAATTTAAAACTTTTCTACACGGAAGTTTATCAGAACACCGGAGCGGAAAGATCAGATTTCAGTCAGTCCAGAGCGATTAACGAGTACGTGAAACTGCTGAAAAAATACAATCCCACTCTGAAATTTTTAGACAAAAGCGATCTTTACAAACAGCCGATGTCTTACTCCGTGGGAATAAGTACAGGTTTTGATAATTCTGATGAAGAACTGATGTCGAAATACATGCTGAAAGGCTGGAAAAAATCTAAAATTGTGACCAATGAAACGGTAAAAACCTATTTTAAACATTACAAAGATTTAGCCGACAGAATGTTGTCTCACAGAAATGATCCTGCGGTAAAAATCAAGCAGAACGGACAGACTTTCTACTGGCTGAATGAATATTTCATGCCGACCATGATGCCTGTCGAGGAACCGGAATATACTCAACATTAA
- a CDS encoding PKD domain-containing protein, translating into MNYFQKNKKNIIIGVIATLLIAALVALWLQKKVIHSADDIVGVVYPSSLKVGDTLLFEDKTQFAKTKKWIFGDGTSSDKNSGFHFYNRPGYYQVTLIIDNKYSKSFPVMVSARSIPKPVDSVKTRTLIDAQTQAMQFENVQFRAISDAKQFTWKFGETGNIDSKDKMAIYSYKKPGDYVVTLYTDESAEPILHQIKILPAYDALEEEVSVEDAYAKIDNDFKYHLQQIANGNSFNMHYNYLLRTYLCNNENTVVKVSDSKVNNFYMYCAGLQFDKNMVIQTVKVNFDDAQNCVTKVDINQSK; encoded by the coding sequence ATGAATTATTTTCAAAAAAACAAAAAGAACATTATCATCGGTGTTATTGCGACGCTGCTTATCGCGGCACTGGTTGCCCTGTGGCTGCAGAAGAAGGTGATCCACTCCGCAGATGATATTGTAGGGGTAGTTTATCCCTCTTCCCTGAAAGTAGGAGACACCCTTTTGTTTGAAGACAAAACCCAGTTTGCAAAAACCAAAAAATGGATCTTCGGAGACGGAACTTCAAGCGATAAAAACAGCGGCTTCCACTTTTACAACAGACCGGGATATTATCAGGTAACGCTGATTATTGATAACAAATATTCCAAATCTTTTCCCGTAATGGTTTCCGCAAGATCAATTCCGAAGCCTGTAGATTCTGTAAAAACAAGAACTTTAATCGATGCACAGACTCAGGCAATGCAGTTTGAAAACGTACAGTTCCGGGCGATTTCCGATGCCAAACAGTTTACATGGAAGTTCGGAGAAACCGGAAACATCGATTCTAAAGATAAAATGGCAATATATTCCTATAAAAAACCGGGAGATTATGTCGTAACACTTTACACCGACGAAAGCGCAGAGCCGATTCTTCATCAGATTAAAATTCTTCCCGCCTATGATGCGCTTGAAGAAGAGGTAAGTGTAGAAGATGCTTATGCTAAAATTGATAATGATTTTAAATATCATCTTCAGCAGATTGCCAACGGAAACAGCTTCAATATGCATTACAATTATTTACTGAGAACCTATCTGTGCAACAATGAAAATACCGTGGTAAAAGTAAGCGACAGCAAAGTCAATAACTTTTACATGTACTGTGCAGGTCTTCAGTTTGATAAAAACATGGTCATTCAGACCGTAAAGGTAAACTTCGATGATGCACAGAACTGTGTAACCAAAGTTGATATTAACCAAAGTAAATAA
- a CDS encoding type VI secretion system transmembrane protein TssO — MQGQITLSKKEKHYQFLYLIVMLFAALIFLGIIFLKGFESPFSDEDMISVQNLEEKAKFDQKQKFSYKTLDSTFSMINRLTDESPQPFVESNIMYGINDVANYFQNGDNISDIRKDAYPQIAKFYKMYFNDKKVISSKTENIKSFEKQFEECSIGFKEKKSQLFQRETALKARTQ, encoded by the coding sequence ATGCAGGGACAAATCACACTATCTAAAAAAGAAAAGCATTATCAGTTTTTATATTTAATTGTAATGCTTTTTGCAGCACTTATTTTTCTGGGAATCATTTTTTTAAAAGGTTTTGAATCTCCGTTTTCAGACGAAGACATGATCTCGGTGCAGAATCTTGAAGAAAAAGCAAAGTTCGACCAAAAGCAGAAGTTTTCCTATAAAACCTTAGACAGCACCTTTTCGATGATCAACCGTTTAACGGATGAATCGCCGCAGCCTTTTGTGGAAAGCAACATCATGTACGGAATTAACGATGTTGCCAATTATTTCCAGAACGGCGACAATATTTCAGATATCAGAAAAGATGCGTATCCGCAGATTGCGAAATTTTACAAAATGTATTTCAACGACAAAAAAGTAATTTCCAGCAAAACGGAAAACATCAAAAGCTTCGAAAAACAGTTTGAAGAATGCTCCATAGGTTTTAAAGAAAAGAAAAGCCAGCTTTTTCAGCGGGAAACAGCTTTAAAAGCGCGGACTCAGTAA
- the tssO gene encoding type VI secretion system TssO, whose protein sequence is MSSNRERKLNHADVRAGIWKFVLSFIVLSGVSFICVFFFFKSYDIQREGIKKQADDYRELLTRSDLLRIHVDSILYRMDQLDISKVDNDIFLRNYIMDNVRDAKNIMGKDSADNFKHYSILMKQIEPMLALKNQIVNVSYKEQNALRDLSECRGKVGIVNHELRVDPTRKFSGSKRRR, encoded by the coding sequence ATGTCTTCGAACAGGGAGAGAAAATTAAACCATGCCGACGTTAGGGCGGGCATCTGGAAATTTGTTCTGTCATTCATTGTCTTATCAGGTGTATCCTTCATCTGTGTCTTTTTCTTTTTTAAAAGCTATGATATCCAAAGAGAAGGGATCAAAAAACAGGCGGACGACTACCGTGAACTGCTTACAAGAAGCGATCTTCTCAGAATCCATGTAGACAGTATCCTGTACCGGATGGATCAGCTCGATATCAGCAAGGTGGATAACGATATTTTCCTCCGCAACTACATTATGGATAACGTAAGGGATGCCAAAAATATCATGGGGAAAGACAGCGCAGATAATTTTAAGCATTATTCCATCCTCATGAAACAGATCGAGCCGATGCTTGCACTGAAAAATCAGATTGTAAATGTTTCCTACAAAGAGCAGAATGCATTGAGAGACCTCAGCGAATGCCGCGGAAAAGTGGGCATTGTAAACCATGAACTAAGGGTAGATCCTACAAGAAAATTCTCGGGAAGCAAACGAAGAAGATAA
- a CDS encoding LuxR C-terminal-related transcriptional regulator: MSKILTNTVRFSIADSDFYFKKIMIKTLTENPFYMLLNDCNNGHELISRNYRRQEDVFIVELFMPVLSGLEAIKYIRKNDSETPVITYSGTYQEDMAEILSKIPNTFYCEKKSTIIKEIIKGKITSDSFDYEAYTKHWEQQPLAVMDYMNRQKKSQEELSPTEIQLMKFCYEGFSNKEIGEKLNLSTRTIDTYINRLTEKLGLKTKLHLIRFCVENGYYNSSM, from the coding sequence GTGAGCAAAATATTAACCAATACTGTGCGATTTTCTATTGCCGACAGTGATTTTTATTTTAAGAAAATCATGATCAAAACGCTGACGGAAAATCCGTTCTACATGCTGCTGAACGACTGCAACAACGGGCATGAACTTATCAGCCGGAATTACAGAAGACAGGAAGACGTATTTATTGTAGAGCTTTTTATGCCTGTTCTCAGCGGGCTGGAAGCCATTAAATACATCCGGAAAAACGATTCTGAAACTCCTGTTATTACGTATTCCGGAACCTATCAGGAAGATATGGCGGAAATTCTTTCTAAAATTCCCAACACTTTTTACTGTGAGAAAAAAAGTACCATCATTAAAGAAATTATCAAAGGAAAAATTACCTCAGACAGTTTCGATTATGAAGCCTACACGAAACATTGGGAGCAGCAGCCCTTAGCGGTAATGGATTATATGAACCGGCAGAAAAAAAGCCAGGAAGAACTTTCCCCAACGGAAATACAGCTGATGAAATTCTGCTATGAAGGCTTCAGTAACAAGGAGATAGGAGAAAAACTGAACCTCAGTACGAGAACAATCGATACGTACATCAACCGTCTTACGGAAAAGCTCGGATTAAAGACAAAACTTCACCTGATCCGCTTCTGCGTAGAGAACGGCTACTACAATTCCAGTATGTAA
- a CDS encoding HU family DNA-binding protein has product MTKAELVNTISNKLGTEKNETQKVVEAFMQEIRTSMYNGDNVYLRGFGSFIIKTRAAKTGRNISKNTAIEIPAHNIPAFKPSKSFVEKVKTKVTVK; this is encoded by the coding sequence ATGACAAAGGCAGAATTGGTAAACACCATCTCAAACAAGTTGGGAACCGAAAAGAATGAAACACAGAAAGTTGTAGAGGCATTTATGCAAGAAATCAGGACTTCTATGTATAATGGAGATAATGTTTATCTAAGAGGTTTTGGATCTTTTATCATTAAAACAAGAGCAGCAAAAACAGGAAGAAACATCTCTAAGAACACTGCCATTGAAATCCCTGCTCATAACATTCCTGCTTTCAAGCCATCAAAATCTTTTGTGGAGAAAGTAAAAACGAAAGTTACAGTAAAATAA
- a CDS encoding Rne/Rng family ribonuclease, protein MKKELIVSHEDDLTKIALLEDGRLCELHEQEDKSDFIVGDLFVGKVKKLAPNLNAAFVNIGYEKDAFLHYQDLGPQYLTYRKFLRDTISKKQNTSSLKNFEIQPEIDKNGTVDKVIAKDDLVLLQITKEPISTKGPRISTQVSLTGRFLVLIPFDNKVSISKKVKSSEEKERLRTLIESIKPEGFGVIIRTVAEGKKVADLHNDMNQLIQKWETTFKNIQKNKVPSRVLSEDDKASAILRDNFNQDFVSITCDDEQMVEEMKNYLEVIAPERKNIVHFYDSHIPLLEYYNVEKQLKQSFGKHVNIPSSKGAYLVIEHTEALHVVDVNSGNNITTGTAVNKEHALKVNKMAATEIARQLRLRDMGGIIVIDFIDMPNADHRRDLYEHLKEEMKRDKARHKILPPSKFGLIQITRQRNRPEKQIDTKEENPNKDGEIAAPIVIVERMGETLRTIMQKEKGKLYLHVHPFVEAYLTKGIKSIQMKWFMKYKKWVTVIPRDSFKYLEYRIYNSNKEELIGYSN, encoded by the coding sequence ATGAAGAAAGAACTAATAGTTTCGCATGAGGATGATCTTACAAAGATTGCACTGCTGGAAGACGGAAGACTATGTGAACTTCATGAGCAAGAGGACAAAAGCGATTTTATAGTTGGAGATTTGTTTGTTGGGAAAGTAAAAAAGCTGGCTCCTAACCTGAATGCAGCTTTCGTAAACATAGGATACGAAAAGGATGCCTTTTTGCATTATCAGGATCTGGGACCGCAATATCTCACGTACAGAAAATTTTTACGGGATACGATTTCCAAGAAACAAAATACTTCAAGCTTAAAAAATTTCGAGATACAGCCCGAAATAGACAAAAACGGAACGGTAGACAAGGTAATCGCGAAAGACGATCTTGTCCTGCTGCAGATTACCAAAGAACCGATCTCTACGAAAGGACCGAGAATTTCCACTCAGGTTTCTTTAACAGGGAGATTTCTGGTACTCATCCCTTTCGATAACAAGGTTTCGATTTCCAAGAAAGTAAAAAGTTCCGAAGAAAAAGAGAGACTGAGAACGTTAATCGAAAGCATCAAGCCTGAAGGTTTCGGGGTTATTATAAGAACCGTAGCCGAAGGTAAAAAAGTTGCAGACCTGCACAATGATATGAATCAGCTGATCCAGAAGTGGGAAACAACTTTCAAAAATATACAGAAAAATAAAGTTCCGTCACGAGTTTTAAGCGAAGACGATAAAGCTTCAGCTATTTTAAGAGACAACTTCAACCAGGATTTCGTGAGCATTACCTGCGACGACGAACAGATGGTGGAAGAAATGAAAAACTACCTTGAAGTAATCGCTCCGGAAAGGAAAAACATTGTCCATTTTTACGATTCTCATATTCCTCTTCTGGAATATTATAATGTTGAAAAACAGCTCAAACAAAGCTTTGGAAAACACGTCAATATCCCAAGCTCAAAAGGTGCTTATCTGGTAATAGAACACACAGAAGCACTTCACGTAGTGGACGTAAACTCCGGAAATAATATCACAACCGGAACTGCCGTAAACAAAGAACACGCCTTAAAGGTGAATAAAATGGCAGCAACCGAGATTGCAAGACAACTGCGTCTCCGTGATATGGGTGGAATTATTGTGATCGATTTTATCGACATGCCCAACGCAGACCACAGAAGAGATCTGTATGAACATCTGAAAGAAGAAATGAAACGCGATAAAGCCCGCCATAAGATTCTTCCGCCGAGTAAATTCGGACTGATACAGATTACCAGACAAAGAAACCGTCCGGAAAAACAGATCGACACCAAAGAAGAAAACCCGAATAAAGACGGAGAAATTGCAGCTCCGATCGTTATTGTGGAAAGAATGGGAGAAACCCTGAGAACCATTATGCAGAAGGAAAAAGGAAAACTTTACCTTCACGTACATCCGTTTGTGGAAGCTTACCTTACGAAAGGGATCAAAAGCATCCAGATGAAATGGTTTATGAAATACAAAAAGTGGGTAACCGTTATTCCAAGGGATTCTTTTAAATATTTAGAATACAGAATTTACAATTCCAATAAAGAAGAATTGATAGGATATTCTAATTAA
- a CDS encoding tetratricopeptide repeat protein — MKSIFSLLLLLCFFIAFGQKEDSVAISKILKIEDSLLNKIISETDSTSINSKTIIHIQNEILLKYNQFIAAYPNSEYLFTAFLGKASKEQSLKQFNRAKISYLKLLNYFKQNKNLKDPFVGIPYSEDNQFLYELYKKLAYLEMIQKNYREAIQYLNLAQNNPVRISCGNGLFSEIAYIAHLYSECYSNLHEDEKICDVLIPIAAIPMVHENSPTVTMLYETLSKKYTKKELKKLFKKSFKTLYSKQGVINTIENTIYYVKFMDRDVILYDLNFKNLSKRDTKKRLNKILHFSKFYTLLSK, encoded by the coding sequence ATGAAAAGTATTTTCTCCTTACTCTTATTATTGTGTTTCTTCATTGCTTTTGGGCAGAAAGAGGATTCTGTTGCAATAAGCAAAATACTTAAAATTGAAGATTCTTTACTGAATAAAATTATTTCTGAAACTGACAGCACTTCCATAAATTCAAAAACTATTATTCACATTCAAAATGAAATTCTTTTAAAATACAATCAATTTATTGCAGCTTATCCGAATTCTGAATATTTATTTACTGCATTTTTAGGCAAAGCATCGAAGGAGCAAAGTCTTAAACAATTTAATCGTGCAAAAATATCTTATCTGAAACTTTTAAATTATTTTAAACAAAACAAAAACTTAAAAGATCCCTTTGTAGGAATACCATATTCTGAAGACAATCAGTTTTTATATGAACTCTACAAAAAACTGGCTTATCTTGAGATGATTCAAAAAAATTACAGGGAAGCCATACAATATCTTAATTTAGCCCAAAATAATCCGGTAAGAATATCCTGCGGAAACGGACTATTTTCAGAAATAGCTTATATTGCACACCTATATTCTGAATGCTATTCCAATCTTCATGAAGACGAAAAAATATGTGACGTTCTGATTCCGATAGCCGCTATTCCAATGGTTCACGAAAACTCCCCTACCGTTACAATGCTGTATGAAACTCTTTCCAAAAAATATACAAAAAAGGAACTTAAAAAACTCTTTAAAAAATCTTTTAAAACACTTTACTCCAAACAAGGCGTGATAAATACTATAGAAAACACCATTTATTACGTAAAGTTTATGGATAGAGATGTCATTTTATACGATCTAAATTTTAAAAATTTATCCAAAAGAGATACAAAGAAAAGACTGAATAAAATTTTACATTTTTCAAAGTTTTACACACTATTATCAAAATGA
- a CDS encoding OsmC family protein yields the protein MKNHHYKITVCWTGNKGKGTSSYREYERSHDISAENKAIIQASSDPSFRGDKTKYNPEEIFLSSISSCHMLWYLHFCSEEGIIVTEYTDFATGIMTELENGSGHFTEVILHPEITVSDESMIEKAKELHQKANKFCFIANSVNFPVKHIPKVLVK from the coding sequence ATGAAAAATCACCATTATAAAATCACAGTTTGCTGGACGGGAAACAAAGGGAAAGGAACCAGTTCTTACAGAGAATACGAAAGAAGCCATGACATCTCTGCAGAGAATAAGGCAATAATCCAAGCTTCATCCGATCCGTCCTTTCGCGGAGACAAAACAAAATACAATCCGGAAGAGATATTTCTTTCCTCAATTTCCTCATGCCATATGCTCTGGTATCTTCATTTTTGTTCCGAAGAAGGGATTATTGTAACGGAGTATACAGATTTTGCTACAGGCATCATGACGGAACTGGAAAACGGAAGCGGACATTTCACGGAAGTCATTCTCCATCCTGAAATCACGGTTTCAGACGAATCGATGATAGAAAAAGCCAAAGAACTTCACCAAAAAGCAAACAAATTCTGCTTCATTGCCAATTCTGTAAATTTTCCGGTAAAACATATCCCCAAAGTGTTAGTTAAATAA
- a CDS encoding integrase core domain-containing protein, which produces MDARIFSNLIEVREITAEWLEHYNNERPHEILGNLSPMQYLLKRRKLDIGILCWRVFLFQQSFTTPTTE; this is translated from the coding sequence CTGGATGCAAGGATCTTTAGTAACCTAATTGAAGTCCGTGAAATCACAGCAGAATGGCTGGAACATTACAATAACGAAAGGCCTCATGAAATTTTAGGAAATCTATCCCCAATGCAGTATTTGTTGAAAAGGAGAAAACTCGATATTGGAATCTTGTGTTGGCGAGTTTTCCTTTTTCAACAAAGTTTTACAACACCAACAACAGAATGA
- a CDS encoding DDE-type integrase/transposase/recombinase, which produces MTDLLEWIVKERGKPKAIRTDNGPEFTSSTFTNWSHKHRIEIRYIQPGKHVQNAFIERFTEVIEQRFWMQGSLVT; this is translated from the coding sequence ATGACCGATCTATTAGAGTGGATTGTAAAAGAGAGAGGAAAGCCAAAAGCAATTCGAACTGATAATGGTCCCGAGTTTACTAGTTCTACTTTCACGAACTGGAGTCACAAGCACAGAATTGAAATCAGATACATCCAACCCGGAAAACATGTTCAAAACGCTTTTATTGAAAGGTTTACAGAAGTTATAGAGCAGAGGTTCTGGATGCAAGGATCTTTAGTAACCTAA
- a CDS encoding IS3 family transposase: MKPAKKREVVAYLVSEYPMNIRQACKSLDLERSSYYYHPKRKDDTKVIDCLNQLSEKHPSYGFKKLFHSLRNQGFGWNHKKVYRVYKKLGLNLLRKRRRRLASRDVKIWKFRVITMKFGVWILLVMCYSIREDSEPLILLMIRTGKPFGLRSDFPLGLCT, encoded by the coding sequence GTGAAGCCTGCCAAAAAACGGGAAGTGGTTGCTTATCTGGTTTCAGAATATCCGATGAACATCCGGCAGGCATGTAAATCTTTGGATTTGGAGCGAAGCAGCTATTACTATCATCCCAAAAGAAAAGATGATACAAAGGTCATTGATTGCCTGAACCAGCTTTCCGAGAAACATCCCAGCTATGGATTTAAGAAGCTGTTTCATAGTCTCAGGAATCAGGGATTTGGATGGAATCACAAGAAAGTTTATAGGGTTTACAAAAAATTGGGACTGAATCTTTTGAGAAAACGCAGAAGAAGACTCGCTTCAAGAGACGTCAAAATCTGGAAGTTCCGAGTCATTACAATGAAGTTTGGAGTATGGATTTTATTAGTGATGTGTTATTCAATTCGAGAAGATTCCGAACCTTTAATATTATTGATGATTAGAACAGGGAAGCCATTTGGATTGAGATCGGACTTTCCATTGGGGTTATGCACATGA
- a CDS encoding transposase has translation MRTSKFTDSQILAILKEYESGQTAKELSRKYGFHYQNLHDWKKKLSTKELQKIKELESENNRLKKMFANLSLEHEALKDVLSKKW, from the coding sequence ATGAGAACGAGCAAATTTACAGACAGCCAAATATTGGCAATTTTGAAAGAGTATGAATCAGGACAGACCGCAAAAGAATTATCTCGAAAATACGGTTTCCACTACCAAAATTTGCACGATTGGAAAAAGAAACTTTCTACAAAAGAACTACAGAAAATCAAGGAACTGGAATCTGAGAACAATCGCTTGAAGAAGATGTTTGCCAACCTTAGTTTGGAACATGAAGCACTGAAAGACGTACTCTCAAAAAAGTGGTGA
- a CDS encoding XRE family transcriptional regulator — MVFVAKHFGIAVDDIIFFNEKNNVPNEVSMEDTAVLEQLKLINELDAEEKNILLKLIETFVSKKRFKDYLQKNIATL, encoded by the coding sequence TTGGTTTTTGTCGCTAAACATTTCGGGATTGCCGTAGATGATATTATTTTCTTCAATGAAAAAAACAATGTTCCCAATGAGGTTTCTATGGAAGATACCGCAGTTCTGGAACAGTTAAAACTTATCAATGAACTTGATGCCGAAGAAAAAAACATTCTTCTAAAACTAATCGAAACTTTCGTTTCTAAAAAACGATTTAAAGATTATCTACAGAAAAATATTGCTACGCTATAG